The window TCATTATTGTTAGGTATATTTGACCATGTATTTCAAAAGAGAAATTACATATACTCGTTTACCTGACTAGTCAACTATTTTTATTGAAAGTCAACTATCTTGATCACGGTATAAAAATGTTAAGTTCACACAAATAATACGGTTTAAGTAGTTATTCTGatggttgttcaaaaaaaaatatgaagttattctgattaaataataaaactcAATAGGAAAATGATAATATGTGTTCTCAATAATGTATTTTCATATCCATCGTCTCTACTAATACATTGTTAAATATATCGGCCTAACAAATATTTACACAACACCTAGATAAATCATTATGAAAATGTGGACAAACCTATTGGCTTAAAGAAATCGTGAAGATGACACAAATCACACCACCACAGAGAAGAAGTAACCAAACTCTACTAAACCAGGAATCTTACCAACCTTTAGATGATGGACCAATAATGCGTTAAACAAATGACGATTTACTTAATCAAACAACACAACTATTAGTTAGAGTCCTAAAAGCATGCCACATGCACATTCTATAATGGATCGacaataaattattatagaGCTTATCATAAATTTTATCTGAAAACTACTTGAGGTCTTAACTTACATATTCGCATAATCACATCAAGAATACGACTTTTGTTTAATCTCCGTCGGTTATAGACTAtataataaatgattttttataatAAGGACATGATGATCAATGATTTTCTGCGTTCTACTCGTGTAATTTGACTGGTcgaattcttattttatatagattccataaacaaatatttgttaCAAATCACACACATTGTAGGTTTTAACTTCTAAATTTCTccaataaataatttgataaacagattttattatttataatcaaaAGAGAAAAATTACACGTGTAGGTGTTTAACGCCGCCGTTAGTTAACTACAGTCTGTTATTACTTGTTTGCTTTTCACTTTTGACTCTAACGTTTAAAACAGAATGCAGTTTAACCACCGTAAACGGAATATACTCCATTTAGTATTCAGATTCTCTTCCTCTATATAACAAACCTCTCCTCTCTCACGAAGCCAGCAGAGAGATACGAAGAGAatcattaattagaatattCCGATGACCGGAGAATTCGAACTCGCGAACAGTTACCAGATGTGCGACGAGATCGGCCGAGGACGATTCGGAACAATCACTCGCTGTTTCTCTCCCGCGACGAAAGAGTTCTACGCATGCAAAACGATCAACAAGCGCGTGCTCGTCGACGCTCTCGATCGCGAGTGCATAACGACGGAGCCGAGGATCATGGCGATGCTGCCGCCGCATCCCAACATCGTCACGATCCACGACCTCTTCGAGACGGAGGACACTCTCGCGATCGTCATGGAGCTCGTCGATCCTCCGACGACGATCTACGATCGGCTGATCTCAGCCGCCGGAGGGAGGCTATCCGAATCGGAATCCGCCTCGTACGCCAAAAAGCTCCTCCGCGCGGTGGCTCATTGCCACCGCCGCGGCGTGGTTCACCGCGACGTGAAACCTGACAACGTGCTAATCGATCTCGGAACCGGAGGCGTTAAGCTCTGCGATTTCGGATCGGCGGTGTGGCTAGGCGGGGAGAAGACGGAGACGGCGGAGGGAGTGGTGGGGACGCCGTATTATTTAGCGCCGGAGGTTGTGATGGGGAGGAGGTACGGGGAGAAGGTGGATGTGTGGAGCGTCGGCGTTGTGATATACACTATGTTGGCGGGAGAGCCGCCGTTTAACGGCGAGACGGCGGAGGAGATCTTCGAAACGATACTGAGAGGGAATCTGATGTTTCCAAGGAAGGTGTTTG is drawn from Brassica rapa cultivar Chiifu-401-42 chromosome A05, CAAS_Brap_v3.01, whole genome shotgun sequence and contains these coding sequences:
- the LOC103848908 gene encoding phosphoenolpyruvate carboxylase kinase 2, whose product is MTGEFELANSYQMCDEIGRGRFGTITRCFSPATKEFYACKTINKRVLVDALDRECITTEPRIMAMLPPHPNIVTIHDLFETEDTLAIVMELVDPPTTIYDRLISAAGGRLSESESASYAKKLLRAVAHCHRRGVVHRDVKPDNVLIDLGTGGVKLCDFGSAVWLGGEKTETAEGVVGTPYYLAPEVVMGRRYGEKVDVWSVGVVIYTMLAGEPPFNGETAEEIFETILRGNLMFPRKVFGSVSVEAKDLLRRMICRDVSRRFSAEDALRHAWIVNVGNLQSN